The following proteins are co-located in the Parafrankia discariae genome:
- a CDS encoding non-ribosomal peptide synthetase has protein sequence MGLDPASGVVVRAVWLDGGIGAGRLVLAVHHLAVDGVSWQMIISDLAVAWDAVASGGAPVLPVVGTSLRRWSSLLAARAVQVETVAELPYWTDVLDAVRPLAPEASVDPVLDTVGTSGELTVSLPGRVTEALLTRVPAAFHAGVQDVLLAGLAIALAGWRPDSPVSVVNVESHGRHEHLFPDHERVDLSRTVGWFTSVFPVRLDLPAHLDPAHLDPAAAPAPGAIGAAVRAVKERLRAVPAEGLGYGLLRHLNPATAGPLAARPAPQVAFNYLGRTATGSSGPVPHWAAAPESDAAEGGADPGMPVAHLLEVNAVTDGPALRATWSWSTRVLDRDDVRDLADRWFAALTAIVDAPDAGGHSPSDFPLVRVDQPAIDRFEAAGAVADVWPITPVQAGLLVHALDGARDAGLTTDPYLGQLMLEVRGAVDPERLRLAGQALLDRNAALRVRFADAGAAGTVQVVPERVELPWELVEPADPAALAEILERDRARGFDVTTGPLIRLTLIRLAPAEHRIVLTNHHLVLDGWSMPLLIDELVALYDRDPRAVPPGAAPPRPPYRDYLAWLASQDSDEAHTVWREALAGLDGPTLVAPAASGVSRAPLDGRPGRVELWLSAETTATLTARLREQGITLNSAVQGAWAVMLGLLTRRDDVVFGTVVAGRPPEVPGVEAMIGLFVNTVAARVRLDPAERTADLLDRVQDASARLLGAHHLPLHELHRLAGHRVLFDTLVVVENYPSTAGAEAADSLGSRIRAADVEDATHYPLALFVVPDERLYVHLDHRPDDVGRAQAEALLAGFGRVLTAFAQHPDGTVAQLDLLPPEQRDQARAAWAAAAVAVPEPDVPGLLAAQARRTPSAVAVIFGGRRTRYDELDAAAGRFAGALRSRGIGPGTVVALALERSTELVTALVGVLKSGAAYLPIDLNHPRARIDMMLADARPALVICTAATARRLDLPDGQVFPARPEDWPPAENSPAAQNRREPGAPATPPVSISPDDLSYVLFTSGSTGRPKAVAGTQRGLANRLYWSRDLARTDVTALAGDPVGGLGAPPRAALYGPRIRVAKSALTFFDGSTEILGALAAGDTVLLADDRTAVDPIAVAELVDAHGGGVLTAAPSLISLLVADAKPGALDTLSALVSSGEDIPVGLADAAAARWPDLRLLNFYGCSEAAGDSLWWRHEPGGPGPVPAGRLAANTRVHVLDDALRPLPAGLVGELYIAGDGLARGYLGRPGMTAERFVADPSGPPGTRMYRTGDLARRRPDGVVEYLGRADHQIKIRGVRIELGEVAAALEAHPAVGRAVVVDHHGPAGTDPSLIGYVVADAGCAPAELRAFAATRLPAVMVPAAVVVLGELPLNVSGKLDRPALPVPELTPAGRGRGPVTLTERVLCDLFTEVLDLPADQGGGTGEAIGVDDSFFDLGGHSLLLVRLRLRIRDELGADLSVADLFAAGTVGAVARLIDNAATATATGAAARGGGALDVLLPLRAGSGGAPLFCVHPAGGLGWEYAALRRTVGGDRPLYAVQNPSLSGAPAAGSLSELAAEYVRRIREVQPTGPYHLLGWSLGGNIAYLMACRLQDDGERVGLLTLLDAPAPTDRDGPEPLAEVMRDREREVARYLLRDGAGDGGAEAAGDADADTGGDDSGSGRKEPVTREDVIAELVRRGGVLADLGPAVLGAIVDCFVDVPAQLRRSRRPTFDGDVLFFTAAHGSVTPAGATGDVDPVRTRWAPYVAGRIVNHDMPCDHDGLGDPGPMTEIGAIVDRALREGL, from the coding sequence ACCTCGCCGTGGACGGTGTCTCCTGGCAGATGATCATCTCTGATCTCGCGGTGGCGTGGGACGCGGTGGCCTCGGGTGGCGCGCCGGTGCTGCCGGTGGTGGGGACGTCGTTGCGGCGCTGGTCGTCGTTGCTGGCGGCCCGGGCGGTGCAGGTGGAGACGGTCGCGGAGCTGCCGTACTGGACCGACGTCCTCGACGCGGTGCGACCACTCGCGCCGGAGGCCTCGGTCGACCCGGTCCTCGACACCGTCGGGACGTCGGGCGAACTGACGGTCAGCCTGCCGGGGCGGGTCACCGAGGCGTTGTTGACCCGGGTGCCGGCGGCGTTCCACGCCGGGGTGCAGGACGTGCTGCTCGCGGGCCTGGCGATCGCGCTCGCCGGTTGGCGCCCGGACAGTCCGGTGTCGGTGGTGAACGTCGAGTCGCACGGCCGGCACGAGCATCTGTTCCCCGACCACGAGCGGGTCGACCTCTCCCGGACCGTCGGCTGGTTCACCAGCGTCTTCCCCGTCCGCCTCGACCTTCCCGCCCACCTCGACCCCGCCCACCTCGACCCGGCCGCGGCGCCGGCCCCGGGAGCGATCGGCGCGGCGGTCAGGGCGGTCAAGGAGCGACTGCGCGCCGTCCCGGCCGAGGGGTTGGGGTACGGCCTGCTGCGTCACCTCAACCCGGCCACCGCCGGCCCGCTCGCGGCCCGGCCGGCGCCGCAGGTCGCCTTCAACTACCTGGGTCGGACGGCCACCGGATCGTCCGGCCCGGTGCCCCACTGGGCGGCGGCTCCGGAGTCCGACGCGGCCGAGGGCGGCGCCGACCCGGGCATGCCGGTCGCCCACCTGCTGGAGGTCAACGCCGTCACCGACGGCCCGGCCCTGCGCGCCACCTGGTCCTGGTCGACGCGGGTGCTCGACCGGGACGACGTGCGCGACCTCGCCGACCGTTGGTTCGCCGCGCTCACCGCGATCGTCGACGCCCCGGACGCCGGCGGGCACTCGCCGTCCGACTTCCCGCTGGTCCGTGTCGACCAGCCGGCGATCGACCGTTTCGAGGCCGCCGGCGCCGTCGCCGACGTCTGGCCGATCACACCGGTTCAGGCGGGCCTGCTCGTCCACGCCCTGGACGGCGCGCGTGACGCGGGCCTCACAACCGACCCGTACCTGGGCCAGCTGATGCTGGAGGTGCGGGGCGCGGTCGACCCGGAGCGGCTGCGGCTGGCCGGGCAGGCCCTGCTCGACCGCAACGCCGCCCTGCGCGTCCGGTTCGCCGACGCCGGCGCGGCGGGCACGGTGCAGGTCGTCCCCGAGCGGGTCGAGCTGCCCTGGGAGCTGGTTGAGCCGGCCGACCCCGCCGCCCTGGCGGAGATCCTGGAGCGGGACCGGGCCCGCGGGTTCGACGTGACCACCGGTCCGCTGATCCGGCTCACCCTGATCCGGCTTGCGCCGGCGGAGCACCGCATCGTGCTGACCAACCACCACCTCGTGCTGGACGGCTGGTCGATGCCGCTGCTCATCGACGAGCTGGTGGCGCTCTACGACCGTGACCCGCGCGCCGTGCCGCCCGGCGCCGCGCCGCCCCGGCCGCCGTACCGGGACTATCTCGCCTGGCTCGCCAGCCAGGATTCCGACGAGGCCCACACCGTCTGGCGGGAGGCGCTCGCCGGCCTCGACGGGCCCACCCTGGTCGCTCCGGCGGCGTCCGGGGTGAGCCGCGCGCCGCTGGACGGCCGGCCGGGACGGGTCGAGCTGTGGCTGTCCGCGGAGACGACCGCGACCCTGACGGCGCGCCTGCGGGAACAGGGGATCACCCTCAACTCGGCGGTGCAGGGCGCGTGGGCGGTCATGCTCGGCCTGCTGACCCGGCGGGACGACGTCGTCTTCGGGACCGTCGTCGCCGGGCGGCCACCGGAGGTCCCCGGCGTCGAGGCGATGATCGGCCTGTTCGTGAACACCGTCGCGGCGCGGGTCCGGCTCGACCCCGCCGAACGGACCGCCGACCTGCTCGACCGGGTGCAGGACGCCTCCGCCCGGCTGCTCGGGGCGCACCATCTGCCCCTGCACGAGCTGCACCGGCTCGCCGGGCACCGGGTGCTGTTCGACACCCTCGTGGTGGTCGAGAACTACCCGTCCACCGCCGGTGCCGAGGCGGCCGACTCGCTCGGCTCGCGGATCCGCGCCGCGGACGTGGAGGACGCGACGCACTACCCCCTCGCCCTGTTCGTCGTCCCGGACGAGCGGCTCTACGTGCATCTCGACCACCGGCCGGACGATGTCGGCCGGGCCCAGGCGGAGGCGCTGCTCGCCGGCTTCGGTCGCGTCCTGACCGCGTTCGCCCAGCATCCGGACGGGACCGTCGCCCAGCTCGACCTGCTCCCGCCGGAGCAGCGGGACCAGGCGCGTGCCGCGTGGGCCGCCGCCGCGGTCGCCGTCCCGGAGCCGGACGTGCCCGGCCTGCTGGCCGCGCAGGCGCGCCGCACGCCATCCGCGGTGGCCGTGATCTTCGGCGGGCGGCGGACGCGCTACGACGAGCTGGACGCGGCGGCCGGGCGGTTCGCCGGCGCGCTGCGCTCGCGCGGGATCGGCCCGGGCACCGTTGTCGCACTCGCCCTCGAACGGTCGACCGAGCTGGTCACGGCGCTGGTGGGGGTGCTGAAATCCGGGGCGGCGTACCTGCCGATCGATCTCAACCACCCGCGCGCGCGCATCGACATGATGCTGGCCGACGCGCGTCCCGCGCTGGTGATCTGCACGGCCGCGACGGCGCGGCGCCTCGACCTGCCCGACGGGCAGGTGTTCCCGGCGCGGCCGGAGGACTGGCCGCCGGCGGAGAACAGTCCGGCGGCGCAGAACAGGCGGGAACCGGGCGCCCCGGCCACCCCGCCGGTGTCGATCTCCCCGGACGACCTGTCATACGTGCTGTTCACCTCGGGTTCGACCGGGCGTCCCAAGGCGGTGGCAGGCACCCAGCGCGGCCTGGCCAACCGGCTGTACTGGAGTCGTGACCTGGCCCGCACCGACGTGACCGCGCTCGCCGGTGACCCGGTCGGCGGGCTGGGCGCCCCGCCCCGGGCCGCGCTGTACGGGCCCCGGATCCGGGTCGCGAAGAGCGCGCTGACATTCTTCGACGGTTCGACCGAGATCCTCGGCGCGCTCGCGGCCGGGGACACCGTCCTGCTGGCCGACGACCGGACGGCCGTCGACCCGATCGCCGTGGCCGAGCTCGTCGACGCCCACGGCGGCGGGGTGCTCACCGCGGCGCCAAGCCTGATCTCGCTGCTGGTGGCGGACGCGAAACCCGGCGCGCTCGACACGCTGTCCGCGCTCGTCAGCAGCGGCGAGGACATCCCGGTCGGGCTCGCGGACGCGGCCGCCGCCCGCTGGCCGGACCTCCGGCTGCTCAACTTCTACGGCTGTTCCGAGGCAGCCGGGGACAGCCTCTGGTGGCGGCACGAGCCGGGCGGCCCGGGGCCGGTCCCCGCCGGGCGGCTCGCCGCGAACACCAGGGTGCATGTCCTGGACGACGCGCTGCGGCCACTGCCGGCCGGACTGGTCGGCGAGCTCTACATCGCCGGCGACGGCCTGGCCCGCGGCTATCTCGGGCGCCCGGGGATGACCGCGGAGCGGTTCGTCGCCGATCCGTCCGGGCCGCCCGGCACCCGCATGTACCGGACGGGTGACCTGGCGCGGCGCCGCCCGGACGGTGTCGTCGAGTACCTCGGCCGGGCCGACCACCAGATCAAGATCCGGGGGGTGCGCATCGAGCTCGGCGAGGTCGCGGCCGCCCTCGAGGCGCACCCCGCGGTCGGCCGGGCGGTCGTCGTGGACCATCACGGCCCCGCCGGCACCGACCCGTCCCTGATCGGCTACGTCGTGGCCGACGCCGGGTGCGCCCCCGCGGAGCTCCGGGCGTTCGCCGCCACCCGGCTGCCCGCGGTGATGGTGCCCGCCGCGGTCGTCGTCCTCGGCGAGCTCCCGCTCAATGTCAGCGGGAAGCTCGACCGGCCGGCGCTGCCGGTGCCGGAGCTGACGCCCGCCGGCCGGGGACGCGGACCGGTGACCCTGACCGAGCGGGTCCTGTGCGACCTGTTCACGGAGGTGCTCGACCTGCCCGCGGACCAGGGCGGGGGCACGGGCGAGGCGATCGGCGTCGACGACAGCTTCTTCGACCTCGGCGGCCACTCGCTGCTGCTGGTCCGGCTCCGGCTGCGTATCCGGGACGAGCTGGGGGCCGATCTCTCCGTCGCCGACCTGTTCGCCGCGGGGACCGTCGGCGCGGTCGCGCGCCTGATCGACAACGCCGCCACCGCCACCGCCACGGGTGCCGCGGCGCGGGGTGGTGGGGCGCTCGACGTCCTGCTGCCGTTGCGGGCCGGGTCCGGCGGCGCGCCGCTGTTCTGCGTCCACCCGGCCGGCGGGCTCGGCTGGGAGTACGCCGCGCTGCGGCGCACGGTCGGCGGTGACCGTCCGCTCTACGCGGTGCAGAATCCGTCGCTGTCCGGTGCCCCGGCGGCCGGGAGCCTCAGCGAGCTCGCCGCGGAGTACGTGCGGCGGATCCGGGAGGTGCAGCCGACCGGCCCGTACCACCTGCTCGGCTGGTCGCTTGGCGGCAACATCGCCTACCTCATGGCCTGCCGGCTGCAGGACGACGGCGAGCGGGTCGGGCTGCTCACGCTCCTGGACGCCCCCGCGCCGACCGACCGGGACGGCCCCGAGCCGCTGGCGGAGGTCATGCGGGACCGGGAGCGGGAGGTGGCCCGTTACCTCCTGCGCGACGGCGCCGGCGACGGTGGCGCCGAGGCGGCCGGGGACGCCGACGCCGATACCGGCGGGGATGACTCCGGGTCCGGCCGGAAGGAGCCCGTCACCCGCGAGGACGTGATCGCCGAGCTGGTCCGCCGGGGTGGTGTGCTGGCGGACCTCGGGCCGGCGGTGCTGGGCGCGATCGTCGACTGCTTCGTCGACGTACCGGCCCAGCTTCGCCGCTCGCGGCGCCCGACCTTCGACGGCGACGTGCTGTTCTTCACCGCCGCGCACGGCTCGGTGACGCCGGCCGGCGCCACCGGGGACGTCGATCCGGTGCGGACACGGTGGGCCCCGTACGTGGCCGGCAGGATCGTCAACCACGACATGCCCTGCGACCATGACGGTCTCGGGGATCCGGGGCCGATGACGGAGATCGGGGCGATCGTCGACCGGGCGCTGCGGGAAGGCCTCTGA
- a CDS encoding ABC transporter ATP-binding protein, producing the protein MLLPTATGARTRAAVGELLRPRWLLAVAALATMTASTAIGLLTAPIFGHIVDLAVDGRPASAVTTPFVLLVGIAVVAGVTAALGASLIARLGEDMLAELRERLIERALHLPLERVEEAGSGDLTARATADVSMIAQVVRSALPQLARAALTIGLTLVGLAVLDWRFMLAALLAVPIQLHTVRWYVRNAIPIYAAHRVAVGAQQQQLLDTVGGASTVRAFRLTDGHLTRVTERSNVAIGLALRGMQLATRFFGRLNLAEFVGLTAVLVTGFLLVRDDAVSIGTATAAALYFHSLFNPINVALGLADDAQAAGASLARLVGVVDLPAPAVPAEPAAPADASVRVTGVVFGYRPGHEVLRGIDLDVRPGERVALVGASGAGKTTLAKLLAGIHRPTGGSITIGGIALDALGPDVTRSTVALITQEVHVFAGPLADDLRLARPDATDDDLRAALETVGALDWATALPDALTTVVGEGGHRLTVAQAQQLALARLVLADPPVAILDEATAEAGSAGARALETAADNALRGRTSFVVAHRLTQAAGADRVVVLDAGEVTETGSHAELLAAGGAYADLWQAWTDHRPDSSSPPADGPASDPTG; encoded by the coding sequence GTGTTGCTGCCGACCGCGACGGGGGCGCGTACCCGGGCCGCCGTCGGCGAACTGCTGCGCCCGCGCTGGCTCCTCGCCGTCGCCGCGCTCGCGACGATGACGGCCTCGACGGCGATCGGCCTGCTCACCGCGCCCATCTTCGGCCACATCGTGGACCTGGCCGTGGACGGCAGGCCGGCGAGCGCCGTCACCACACCGTTCGTGCTGCTGGTCGGCATCGCCGTCGTCGCCGGCGTGACGGCCGCGCTGGGCGCCTCCCTGATCGCGCGGCTCGGTGAGGACATGCTCGCCGAGCTGCGGGAACGTCTCATCGAGCGGGCGCTGCACCTGCCGCTGGAGCGGGTGGAGGAAGCCGGCTCCGGCGATCTCACCGCGCGGGCGACCGCGGACGTGTCGATGATCGCGCAGGTGGTGCGCTCCGCGTTGCCGCAACTCGCGCGGGCCGCGCTCACCATCGGGCTCACCCTCGTCGGCCTGGCCGTCCTCGACTGGCGGTTCATGCTCGCCGCCCTGCTGGCCGTCCCCATCCAGCTGCACACCGTCCGCTGGTACGTCCGCAACGCCATCCCGATCTACGCGGCGCACCGGGTCGCGGTCGGCGCCCAGCAGCAGCAGCTCCTGGACACGGTCGGCGGCGCGTCGACCGTGCGCGCGTTCCGGCTCACCGACGGCCATCTGACCCGGGTCACCGAACGCTCGAACGTGGCGATCGGCCTGGCACTGCGCGGCATGCAGCTGGCGACCCGCTTCTTCGGCCGGCTGAACCTCGCCGAGTTCGTCGGCCTGACCGCCGTGCTGGTGACCGGGTTCCTGCTCGTCCGCGACGACGCGGTGAGCATCGGGACGGCGACCGCCGCCGCGCTGTACTTCCACAGCCTGTTCAACCCGATCAACGTCGCGCTGGGCCTGGCCGACGACGCCCAGGCCGCCGGGGCCAGCCTCGCCCGCCTCGTCGGCGTGGTCGACCTGCCGGCGCCGGCCGTCCCGGCCGAACCGGCGGCACCGGCCGACGCCTCGGTACGGGTCACCGGGGTGGTGTTCGGCTACCGCCCGGGGCACGAGGTGCTGCGGGGCATCGACCTCGACGTCCGCCCCGGCGAGCGGGTCGCCCTGGTCGGCGCGAGCGGCGCGGGCAAGACGACGCTGGCCAAGCTCCTCGCCGGCATCCATCGGCCGACCGGCGGCTCGATCACGATCGGCGGGATCGCGCTGGACGCCCTCGGCCCGGACGTCACCCGGAGCACCGTCGCGCTGATCACGCAGGAGGTGCACGTCTTCGCGGGACCGCTCGCCGACGACCTGCGCCTGGCCCGGCCGGACGCCACCGACGACGACCTGCGCGCCGCGCTGGAGACGGTCGGCGCGCTGGACTGGGCGACCGCGTTGCCCGACGCTCTGACGACCGTCGTGGGCGAGGGCGGCCACCGGCTCACCGTCGCGCAGGCCCAGCAGCTCGCCCTGGCCCGGCTCGTGCTGGCGGACCCACCGGTCGCGATCCTGGACGAGGCGACGGCCGAGGCGGGCAGTGCCGGCGCCCGCGCGCTGGAGACGGCGGCGGACAACGCCCTGCGCGGCCGGACCTCCTTCGTCGTCGCGCACCGCCTGACCCAGGCGGCCGGCGCGGACCGGGTGGTGGTGCTCGACGCCGGCGAGGTCACCGAGACCGGCTCGCACGCCGAGCTGCTCGCCGCCGGCGGCGCCTACGCCGACCTGTGGCAGGCCTGGACCGACCACCGGCCGGACTCGTCCAGCCCGCCGGCCGACGGCCCCGCCAGCGACCCCACCGGCTGA
- a CDS encoding ABC transporter transmembrane domain-containing protein: protein MTAEEPTGRDVLRRAIWGQRRWVSLSALGATGHQGGEALVPVIVGVVIDRAVTTGATGTLLTWLGVLAAVFVGLSFGFRFSARASERASEYAALDLRTALTARILDARGGADNGRLAGELTNIATADVARVGAVNLAIPAGVAGVVGLTVSAVALLNISIVLGLLVLLGTPPLLWVSHQLGKPLERRSEEQQERAALASGIATDLVTGLRVLKGVGAEATAVARYRATSRDSLAATLRAARAEAWYAGTVLAINGAFLAVVALVAGRLTADGDISIGGLVTAVGLAQYLLSPLSFLTWVNSEFAMGRASATRVAAVLASPPAVVGGEGVLPVRPPGRLRMRGVAHENLRAVDLDVAPGELLGVVATDPAAATALLACLARDLDPESGTVEIDGVPLTELAPDHIRRAVLVAAHDADLFEGTLAENVAAGATSAAGATAPTGDTLAPALAAAGADEVARALPEGVDAHISERGRSLSGGQRQRVALARALAADAPVLVLHDPTTAVDTVTEARVAASLRDIRRGRTTVLVATSPALLAVTDRVVVVDGGTVTAQGTHSDLLGGDSVYRAAVLS, encoded by the coding sequence GTGACCGCCGAGGAACCGACCGGGCGCGACGTCCTGCGGAGGGCCATCTGGGGCCAACGGCGCTGGGTCTCCCTCAGCGCCCTGGGCGCCACCGGCCACCAGGGCGGAGAGGCCCTCGTCCCCGTGATCGTCGGCGTCGTCATCGACCGGGCGGTGACCACCGGGGCCACCGGGACCCTGCTGACCTGGCTCGGCGTGCTCGCGGCCGTCTTCGTCGGGCTGTCGTTCGGCTTCCGTTTCAGCGCCCGGGCCAGCGAGCGGGCGTCCGAGTACGCCGCGCTCGACCTGCGGACCGCGCTGACCGCGCGCATTCTCGACGCACGCGGCGGGGCCGACAACGGCCGGCTCGCCGGCGAGCTCACCAACATCGCGACCGCTGACGTCGCCCGGGTCGGGGCGGTGAACCTCGCCATTCCCGCCGGGGTCGCCGGCGTGGTCGGGCTGACCGTCTCCGCGGTCGCGCTGCTGAACATCTCGATCGTGCTCGGGCTGCTCGTCCTGCTCGGCACCCCACCGCTGCTGTGGGTGAGCCACCAGTTGGGCAAGCCGCTGGAGCGGCGCAGCGAGGAGCAGCAGGAACGCGCCGCGCTCGCCTCCGGCATCGCGACCGACCTGGTCACCGGCCTGCGGGTCCTCAAGGGTGTCGGCGCCGAGGCCACCGCCGTCGCCCGGTACCGGGCGACCAGCCGGGACTCGCTGGCCGCGACCCTGCGGGCGGCCCGCGCGGAGGCCTGGTACGCCGGTACCGTGCTCGCGATCAACGGGGCTTTTCTGGCGGTCGTCGCGCTCGTCGCCGGTCGGCTGACCGCCGACGGTGACATCAGTATCGGCGGGCTCGTCACCGCGGTCGGCCTGGCGCAGTACCTGCTCAGCCCGCTCTCCTTTCTGACCTGGGTGAACTCCGAGTTCGCCATGGGCAGAGCGTCCGCCACCCGGGTCGCCGCGGTTCTCGCCTCCCCGCCGGCCGTGGTGGGCGGGGAGGGGGTGCTGCCCGTCCGTCCGCCGGGACGGCTGCGGATGCGGGGTGTCGCCCACGAGAACCTGCGCGCGGTCGACCTGGACGTCGCGCCCGGCGAGCTACTGGGCGTCGTCGCGACCGATCCCGCCGCGGCCACCGCGCTGCTCGCCTGCCTGGCCCGGGATCTGGACCCCGAGTCGGGCACCGTCGAGATCGACGGCGTGCCGCTGACCGAGCTCGCGCCGGACCACATCCGCCGGGCCGTGCTGGTCGCCGCGCACGACGCCGACCTGTTCGAGGGCACGCTCGCCGAGAACGTCGCCGCGGGGGCGACCAGTGCCGCCGGGGCGACTGCCCCGACCGGGGACACGCTGGCGCCGGCGCTGGCCGCGGCCGGCGCGGACGAGGTCGCGCGGGCGCTGCCCGAGGGCGTCGACGCGCACATCTCCGAACGGGGGCGCTCGCTGTCCGGCGGCCAGCGGCAACGGGTGGCCCTCGCCCGGGCACTGGCCGCCGACGCGCCCGTGCTCGTCCTGCACGACCCGACCACGGCGGTGGACACGGTCACCGAGGCGCGGGTCGCGGCGAGCCTGCGCGACATCCGGCGCGGCCGGACCACCGTGCTGGTCGCGACCAGCCCCGCGCTGCTGGCGGTGACCGACCGGGTGGTGGTCGTGGACGGCGGCACCGTGACGGCGCAGGGAACCCACTCGGACCTGCTGGGCGGCGACTCGGTGTACCGCGCGGCCGTGCTGTCCTGA
- a CDS encoding ABC transporter substrate-binding protein gives MPPIREIFGRGAGFNGGLGNGAGTSRRGFLIGGAAAASIVLVGCGDDDSGEAGAGGDGAWEYTDTSGTKITRPKRPERIVAYISSAAALWDFGVRPIAVFGPQETEDGKKEVQAGNIDLDAVDSVGVVWDDFNVEKFTSLNPDLVVTGMAGDDRASSLWAITPELLPTIEKIAPVAALDEFRITLPKVIESYQALAGALGADVTASAVTSAKSDFDAASAELRTAAAAKPGLKVMVVYADNDNLYVAKPDFFADLIYYTELGLDFVKGGGDEDYWEALSWEQASKYPADLILTDTRTFSLTREQMAAFPTWNQVPAVAAGQLGDWSAEPGFSYQLATPVIRKLTEAVKKARTNVVA, from the coding sequence ATGCCACCCATTCGGGAGATCTTCGGCCGCGGTGCCGGCTTCAACGGCGGGCTCGGCAACGGGGCCGGCACCAGTCGGCGCGGCTTTCTGATCGGTGGCGCCGCCGCCGCCTCGATCGTCCTCGTCGGCTGCGGCGACGACGACTCCGGCGAGGCCGGTGCGGGTGGGGACGGCGCCTGGGAGTACACCGACACCTCCGGCACCAAGATCACACGCCCGAAGCGTCCGGAGCGGATCGTCGCCTACATCTCCTCCGCCGCCGCGCTGTGGGACTTCGGGGTCCGGCCGATCGCCGTGTTCGGCCCGCAGGAGACCGAGGACGGCAAGAAGGAGGTCCAGGCCGGCAACATCGACCTCGACGCGGTCGACTCGGTCGGCGTGGTGTGGGACGACTTCAACGTCGAGAAGTTCACCTCGCTCAACCCCGACCTCGTTGTCACCGGCATGGCCGGCGACGACCGGGCCAGCAGCCTGTGGGCGATCACTCCGGAGCTGCTCCCGACGATCGAGAAGATCGCGCCGGTCGCCGCGCTCGACGAGTTCCGGATCACGTTGCCGAAGGTCATCGAGAGCTACCAGGCACTCGCCGGGGCCCTCGGCGCGGACGTGACCGCCTCCGCCGTCACCTCGGCGAAGAGCGACTTCGACGCCGCCTCCGCGGAGCTGCGCACCGCGGCGGCGGCCAAGCCCGGCCTGAAGGTCATGGTCGTCTACGCCGACAACGACAACCTCTACGTCGCGAAGCCGGACTTCTTCGCCGACCTCATCTACTACACCGAGCTCGGCCTGGACTTCGTCAAGGGCGGCGGCGACGAGGACTACTGGGAGGCGCTGAGCTGGGAGCAGGCGAGCAAGTACCCGGCCGACCTCATCCTGACCGACACCCGGACCTTCTCCCTGACCCGCGAGCAGATGGCCGCGTTCCCGACGTGGAACCAGGTGCCCGCGGTCGCCGCCGGTCAGCTCGGGGACTGGTCCGCCGAGCCCGGGTTCAGCTACCAGCTGGCCACGCCGGTCATCCGCAAGCTCACCGAGGCGGTCAAGAAGGCCCGCACCAACGTGGTCGCCTGA